TTCTACTTACAGGAGGTTTGGTACTGGGAATGATGACCGCTGGCTGGGCCCAACAACGGCCGCAGTACACGCAATACATGGTCAACAGTTACTTGTTTAATCCGGCCATTACGGGCATAGAAGACTACACAGACATTAAGTTCGGATCAAGGCAGCAGTGGATAGGTCTGGAAGGCGCACCCAAAACCTATTTTTTAACTGCGCATTCACCTTTGAATAAAGCCCTGGGAAGCGTGCGGAGCTCGTCAAGCCCGGGAGGAGTGCGCACCGTGAACAGGAACAAGTTTGTGCCGGCTTACCCGCACCACGGGGCGGGCATTATAGCCGTTGTAGACAAGGCAGGGCCGTTGCGCAGAACCAATGTCAATCTTTCTTACGCGTACCATTTGCCGGTTACCAGAAGCATCACCATTTCTTTGGGGGCCTATGGGGGCATTCTCCGGAACAGTTTCAATGCCAGCGAAGCCACGTTTTCCAATCCCGCCGAACCTGCCCTCAACAGTGATTTCTTAAACCGAAACTTCATTGACGTAGGCCTGGGCACCTGGATTTACGCACCCAATTTTTACCTCGGCTTTTCTGGCGCACAGCTGTTGCACACAGAATTAAAAGCCTCTGAAGGCTCCGTGACGGAAGGAATCATCCAGCGGCATTTCTTCGGGATGGCTGGTTACAAGTTTAGGGTGACTCCGGCGGTGACCTTGATTCCCTCGGTTCTGGTGAAGATTGCCTCTCCCAGCCCTACCACCGTTGATGCTAACCTAAGAGCGGTGTATGCAGACCGATTCTGGGTAGGTGCCACCTACCGGACCAAAGACGCCTATGCTGCCATGCTGGGTCTTAACGTAACCCACTTCCTGGAGATGAGTTATGCTTATGACTACAATACTTCCAACCTTAACATTGCCAATTCCGGCAGCCATGAAGTCACGGTAGGCGTGCGTCTGTTCAACAAAGGCAAAGTGCTCTGTCCGCGCTGGATGAATTAAAAACCGATCCTTGAAACCGCAGCCCTCGTTTTTAGCCTGTTTTCTAGGAAACAAGCCAAAAACGAGGGCTGCGGCGTTTCTATTGCTAGCTTTCTAGCTGGAATCGAATTAAAAAGCCAGCAATTGCTACAGTGGCTAGTTCTTCTAATCAAAGCGAAGGAGATTGCTAGCATAAAACCAACAATGGCAGGCTGGCCTTTACTCAAAAGCTTAAGCGGCGGTAAACCAACCAAACTTTTACAACGAAACCAGGCAGGCCGTTTTTGGCTTGATTTCGAGAAAACAAGCTAAAAACGATACAAACAACTCAAGTTGAATTTCGCCAATTTTTCAATTCAACATTACCAGCGCAAACAATAATCGGAGCAGCTTTTGGCTTGTGTACAGAACCTAACCAGGCGCGGGACGTTTTTGGCTTGTTTTACAGAAAATAGGCTAAAAACGGCAAGGGCTAGGTCAATCTGTTTCTACTAAATGACGAGTCGTTACTTTTTGTAGAACAACCAGGTGAAGGCATCCGGGAATTCGCGTTGCCAGAAGGATTCTTTGTGCTCCCCGTCGGCGTGGGTTTCATAGTGCAGGTTCTTCTTTTTGAGCCCTTTCTTCAACAGCAAGTCACGCATTCTAGCCATGTCTGGCACCATCTGTTGACCTTCCTTTTCGCCGGCCAACAATACAATTTTCAAGTCTTTGGGTACTTTGTGGGTTTCTACAAACGAGTATACCTCCGGAGAAACCCAGAACGCAGGTGAAAACACACCCGCCTTCCCGAAGACGCTTGGATGCTTAAGCGCGGCATACAGAGAAATCAACCCGCCCATGGAGCTGCCGGCCACGCCCGTATGTTTTTTATCTGCAAGCGTCCGGTAATGGGCATCCATGTAAGGCTTTAAGGTCTGAGCCAGAAAGTCAACATAAGCATCGCCTTGTCCGCCGCCGTATTGTGCATTCTTCCAGGGGGTGTACTCGTTCATGCGCTGATCAGAGCCGTTGTCTGGCGCAACAATGATGGCGCCCCTTCCGGTCTCTGCAAACAATTTGTCCATTGACTCGTCCACGCCCCACTCGCCGCTATAGCCATAAAACGCATCAAACAGGTTCTGGCCGTCGTGCATGTACAACACCGGGTATCGCTTTCCCGAGGTGGCATAATCTGGCGGCAAATAAATCCAGACGCGGCGACTGCGATTGAGCTGCGGCATCCAGAACTCATTGCTCAGGATCTTCACATTGGGACTGGCCGTGTGTACCTTTTCTGGGCTGGCAAAGAAGTCTGACCAGCTTTCAATCTCCACCCGCACCGTGTCTGTGGATTTCTTGGCTACGTAGATTCGGTTGTTTTTGGGCGCACCGCTGATGAGGGCCTCGCCAGTGGCCCAGTTGCCGCGCGTGATTTTATATTCCAGCTCACCGGGGCCCGAGGGCATGGTCAGGTACCAGCGTCCGTTGGCGTTTTTTTTGAAAGCATGGGTTTTGCTGCCAGGGTTCCAGTTGTTGTGATTGCCCGCCAGAAAGAGGGTGTCCTGCGCAGGGGTTTTAGCAGGTACTTTGGTGACCTCAAAGGTGACCTGCGCCGAGGCAGAATGCACGCCCACGCCTACCAACAGGAGGGTCATCAGCTTAGCGCTAAAGCTGTTTTTCATAATTTGGCATTTTTAAATCAAGGAAATCGATTTCCCTCTCGCAAATCTTATTATTTTTGGTGTAAATATTATAAAACTAGCAAAGAATCGCTAGGCTTCTGGACCTAAAGCTACTTGAAGGCATGTATAAAAAGGCAATCCCCGTATTACTCTTGGCCAGCTGTGCACTTTTTTCCTGCACCAGAAATGCCTCAGCGCCTATGCCTTCTACTGCTACCTTATACACATCGCCCGCGTTTTCCATCTTTTCAGACAAGGTAATCCAGGGGAAGAACGAAGCCCATGCCTTGTCCCCTACGCACCTTAGGTCTACCTACCAAAGCCCTGCCAACCAAACCTTTAACCGCTTAATTGAATTCAAGTTCAGCCTAAACGGCAAGGACAATGAACTACCCGTAGGCGTGAACCACCGGCTGGTGTTACAACCGGTGAACGGCAAAGTAGAGACGCCGGTGTTGGTGTTCGGACAGCAGGATGCCACCACGCCCACTGCCAAGGCCAACGATTTCCTGGAACCCAATACCCAGGTCACGTTGAAGTTGGACATGCGCCCGGTGCTGGAAGCTTTTCAAAAACAAGGCTTCTACACGGCTTATAACGGCGACAAGCTCTATGCTCAGGATTTTAAAGGCGTGTTTGTGGCCGGCGGCTCAGAACCCTTGAGCTGGGACTTTGAGAACCTGCCCAGCCGCCAGCACCTGCAGCTCCAGGACCCTGACAAAGACGGCATTTATACGGTTACCCTCACCTTCAATGCCTACAACCCAGAAAACTTCACGGCCTCTGAGTGGCAACTCAAACAAGACATCAGCAAACTGCCCCAATTCAACTCCAGCCATGTGCTACTGGACGCGCTGTACAACCTGTCACTGGAAGAATCTTTGCTCAACATCAGGACGGACCAGACCTTTATGGCCGGTGCCAAATGGGACGGCGTCTGGACCCGAGACATAAGCTACAGCATTGTGCTGGCCCTGGCCGCCATTCACCCTGAGATTTCTAAAAACAGCCTGCTCCGCAAGGTAAAAGACGGACGCATTATCCAAGACACGGGCACGGGTGGCTCCTGGCCTATCTCCTCTGATCGCATGACCTGGGCCCTGGCCGCCTGGGAAGTTTATCTGGTGACCGGTGACCAAAACTGGCTGCAACAAGCCTATGCCATCATCCAAAAGTCTTCCGAGGAGGATTTCTTAACCGTGCAGGATTCAAAGACCGGCCTCATGCGTGGTGAATCTTCTTTCCTGGACTGGCGCAAGCAAACGTACCCGCTCTGGATGCAACCCGTGGATATCTACGAGTCCCTTAACTTGGGCACCAACGCTGTGCATTACCAGATGTACCGCATCCTGGAACAGATGGCCCAGCGTTTGGGGCAGCCGAGCCAACAATATAGTCAACGGGCTTCCCAAATTAAACAGGCCATAAATGACAGACTTTGGTCTGAGGAACAAAAATACTACGGACAATATCTGTATGGCCGTCAAAACTTGTCGCTGTCACCCAAAGCAGAAGGACTGGGCGAGGCCTTAACCTTGCTGTACGGCATTGCCGAAGGAGACCGCAGAGACCAAGTGCTCAACAACACGCCGCAGACTAACTTCGGGATTCCCAGCATCTTCCCGTATATCCCAGAAATTCCGCCGTACCATAACAACAGCATGTGGCCCTTTGTGCAGGCCTATTGGACCTGGGCTGCCGCCGAGGCCGGGCACACCGCCAAAGTTTCTGAAAGCATGAGCGCCCTCTACCGGGCGGCGGCTCTGTTTCTCACCAACAAAGAAAACCTGGTGGCCACCACCGGCGATTACAAAGGCACCGAAACCAATTCTGACCGCCAGCTCTGGAGCGTGGCCGGCAATTTGGCCATGGTCTATAGAGTATTCTTCGGGATGAAGTTTGAGCAGGACAAACTGGTATTTAAGCCGGTGGTGCCCGCCTCTTTTGCCGGTAAAAAGAACCTGACCAAGTTTCCATACAGAAAAGCATTCTTAAACATAGAGTTAGAAGGCCACGGCACCCAGCTGAAGGAGATTTACCTAGATGGCAAACGCGTAAATTCGGCTGAGATTCCGGCCAACTTAACTGGTGAGCATTCCCTTAAAATGGTATTGGCAGGAGACACCGGTACCACCACACCAGCTAAACTAGTGGAGCATAAATTCACGCCAGCTACGCCGCAACTTACCTACAAAAACGGCAAGGTGAGCTGGACTTCGGTCCCGCAAGCTGCCTCCTATAAAGTAGTGCACAACGGGAAAGTAGCAGCCACTATGGAAACTACTTCTTTCACAGTTCCCACCAATTCTTTAGAACCCGCAGAATACCAAATAAAAGCGATTGGAGCTAACGGAACAGAATCCTTCTTAAGCGAACCCCTTAGCGTAAAAGGCACCAAAGCAGAGCGTTTGGTGGAAATGGAAGAAACCACTGCTTCAAAAGCCCACAACGCGGCCGGGTTTACCGGAAAAGGCTACATCGAAATAAAGAAAGGACAGCCTGCGCTATCATTCCAAGTAAAGGTAGCTGAGAACGGATTATATGCGTTGGATTTCAGATACGCCAACGGAAGCGGCCCCATTAACACAGACAACAAAGCGGCCATCAGAAGTTTAAGCGTGAACGGGAAGCGCATAGGCGCCATGGTGTTTCCGCAGCGCGGCTTTGACGAATGGTCTAACTGGGGCTACTCCAACGCACAGAACCTGTACCTACCCAAAGGCACGCATACCTTCACCTTGTCTCTGGAAGCCTCAGATGAGAACATGAACGGCGATATCAATGAGGCCTTGCTGGATCTTTTGCGACTTACCTGGCTACGAGCGAAAGAATAAGCTTCGTTTTTGGGATATTTCTCAGGAAACAGGCCAAAAACGGATTTGTAAAATTTGAAAGACACTGATTGAAATAAATATGCGACAATTCCACTTCGGCTTGAGGAGCAAACTAAGCATTTTGCTTCTTCTTGTGCTGGTCACCTTCACCACGCAGGCCCAGAAAAAAGACGGCATTACCCGCATGGACCCTACCTTCTGGTGGGTGGGCATGAAGAATCCCAACCTGCAATTGTTGGTATACGGCCCCAACGCGGGCACGTATGAGTATTCCTTGAGCCATCCGGGTGTGACGCTGGTGAAGACCAACAAAGTAGAAAATCCCAACTACGCCTTCCTTGATTTGACCATCTCCCCTACTGCCAAGGCGGGTACGTTCACGCTTACCGGAAAAAAAGGCGGCAAAACCATCAAGCGCACCTATGAGTTGAAGGCGCGTACCGCAGAACCGAAGGCGCAAGGCCTAAACGGCTCTGATTTTATCTACCTGGTCCTGCCCGACCGCTTCTCCAACGGTGACCCCAAGAACGACAAGTTCAAGGATATGGCCGACTCTAATGCGGACCGCAACAATCCTTTCTATAGACACGGCGGTGACATTAAGGGCATCCAGAATCACTTAGACTATTTCCAGGAATTTGGCGTGACGGCGCTTTGGCTGAACCCGGTCATAGAGAACAATCAGCCCTTAACAGATGAAGGCGGCACCAAACGCAGTGCCTACCATGGCTACGCCTTCACGGACCACTACAATGTAGACCGCCGTTTGGGTGGCAATGAAGCCTACAAAAAACTGGTGCTAGCCGCGCACGCCAGAGGCATGAAGATTGTGCAGGATGCCGTGTACAACCACGTGGGCATCAACCACTGGTTTATCAAAGACATGCCCAGCAAAGACTGGGTGCACCAGTTCCCTAGCTATACCAACACCTCGCACAAATTCCAGCCCATCATTGACCCTAACGGCTCTAAAGCCGACTGGGACATCATGCTCAATGGCTGGTTCACGCCTTTCATGCCAGACCTGAACCACGAAAACAAACTGGTAGAGAATTATCTGATTCAGCACGCGCTTTGGACGGTAGAGCATTTTGAGATTGATGCCTGGCGCATTGACACCTACATGTACAATGAGGACCAGTTCATGAACCGTTGCAATCAGGCCTTGCTAGATGAATATCCTAACATCCACATCTTCGGGGAGAGC
The nucleotide sequence above comes from Nibribacter ruber. Encoded proteins:
- a CDS encoding PorP/SprF family type IX secretion system membrane protein, which gives rise to MKRFLLTGGLVLGMMTAGWAQQRPQYTQYMVNSYLFNPAITGIEDYTDIKFGSRQQWIGLEGAPKTYFLTAHSPLNKALGSVRSSSSPGGVRTVNRNKFVPAYPHHGAGIIAVVDKAGPLRRTNVNLSYAYHLPVTRSITISLGAYGGILRNSFNASEATFSNPAEPALNSDFLNRNFIDVGLGTWIYAPNFYLGFSGAQLLHTELKASEGSVTEGIIQRHFFGMAGYKFRVTPAVTLIPSVLVKIASPSPTTVDANLRAVYADRFWVGATYRTKDAYAAMLGLNVTHFLEMSYAYDYNTSNLNIANSGSHEVTVGVRLFNKGKVLCPRWMN
- a CDS encoding glycoside hydrolase family 13 protein, whose product is MRQFHFGLRSKLSILLLLVLVTFTTQAQKKDGITRMDPTFWWVGMKNPNLQLLVYGPNAGTYEYSLSHPGVTLVKTNKVENPNYAFLDLTISPTAKAGTFTLTGKKGGKTIKRTYELKARTAEPKAQGLNGSDFIYLVLPDRFSNGDPKNDKFKDMADSNADRNNPFYRHGGDIKGIQNHLDYFQEFGVTALWLNPVIENNQPLTDEGGTKRSAYHGYAFTDHYNVDRRLGGNEAYKKLVLAAHARGMKIVQDAVYNHVGINHWFIKDMPSKDWVHQFPSYTNTSHKFQPIIDPNGSKADWDIMLNGWFTPFMPDLNHENKLVENYLIQHALWTVEHFEIDAWRIDTYMYNEDQFMNRCNQALLDEYPNIHIFGESWVNNVVAQARFVRNNINFPFKSNQPSTLDFVLFNAFNDALNQNFGWDEGVSKVHQVLAQDAVYAAPMNLVTFLDNHDMNRYFSVIGEDLNKYKMGVTWLLTTRGIPSLYYGTEILMKNFKDPTDAEVRKDFPGGFTGDKENKFTASGRNERENDAFNFVKTLANYRKNTPALHSGKLMQFVPQDGIYVYFRYNQDKTVMVATNTTDKEADLKTERFAVRMTGFTKAQNILTKQPVSSLSTIKIPAKTALVLELQK
- a CDS encoding alpha/beta hydrolase, translating into MKNSFSAKLMTLLLVGVGVHSASAQVTFEVTKVPAKTPAQDTLFLAGNHNNWNPGSKTHAFKKNANGRWYLTMPSGPGELEYKITRGNWATGEALISGAPKNNRIYVAKKSTDTVRVEIESWSDFFASPEKVHTASPNVKILSNEFWMPQLNRSRRVWIYLPPDYATSGKRYPVLYMHDGQNLFDAFYGYSGEWGVDESMDKLFAETGRGAIIVAPDNGSDQRMNEYTPWKNAQYGGGQGDAYVDFLAQTLKPYMDAHYRTLADKKHTGVAGSSMGGLISLYAALKHPSVFGKAGVFSPAFWVSPEVYSFVETHKVPKDLKIVLLAGEKEGQQMVPDMARMRDLLLKKGLKKKNLHYETHADGEHKESFWQREFPDAFTWLFYKK
- a CDS encoding alpha-L-rhamnosidase-related protein; protein product: MPSTATLYTSPAFSIFSDKVIQGKNEAHALSPTHLRSTYQSPANQTFNRLIEFKFSLNGKDNELPVGVNHRLVLQPVNGKVETPVLVFGQQDATTPTAKANDFLEPNTQVTLKLDMRPVLEAFQKQGFYTAYNGDKLYAQDFKGVFVAGGSEPLSWDFENLPSRQHLQLQDPDKDGIYTVTLTFNAYNPENFTASEWQLKQDISKLPQFNSSHVLLDALYNLSLEESLLNIRTDQTFMAGAKWDGVWTRDISYSIVLALAAIHPEISKNSLLRKVKDGRIIQDTGTGGSWPISSDRMTWALAAWEVYLVTGDQNWLQQAYAIIQKSSEEDFLTVQDSKTGLMRGESSFLDWRKQTYPLWMQPVDIYESLNLGTNAVHYQMYRILEQMAQRLGQPSQQYSQRASQIKQAINDRLWSEEQKYYGQYLYGRQNLSLSPKAEGLGEALTLLYGIAEGDRRDQVLNNTPQTNFGIPSIFPYIPEIPPYHNNSMWPFVQAYWTWAAAEAGHTAKVSESMSALYRAAALFLTNKENLVATTGDYKGTETNSDRQLWSVAGNLAMVYRVFFGMKFEQDKLVFKPVVPASFAGKKNLTKFPYRKAFLNIELEGHGTQLKEIYLDGKRVNSAEIPANLTGEHSLKMVLAGDTGTTTPAKLVEHKFTPATPQLTYKNGKVSWTSVPQAASYKVVHNGKVAATMETTSFTVPTNSLEPAEYQIKAIGANGTESFLSEPLSVKGTKAERLVEMEETTASKAHNAAGFTGKGYIEIKKGQPALSFQVKVAENGLYALDFRYANGSGPINTDNKAAIRSLSVNGKRIGAMVFPQRGFDEWSNWGYSNAQNLYLPKGTHTFTLSLEASDENMNGDINEALLDLLRLTWLRAKE